The Chryseobacterium nakagawai genome has a segment encoding these proteins:
- a CDS encoding NADH-quinone oxidoreductase subunit B: MSDKKPVIRTDAPAPEGYEGEGFFATKLSSVIGMARKFSLWPLPFATSCCGIEFMATLNPTYDASRFGMERNSFSPRQADMLMVCGTISKKLGPVLKEVYTQMAEPKWVVAVGACASSGGIFDTYSVLQGIDKIIPVDVYVPGCPPRPEQIIEGVMQVQALAESESIRRRDMPEYQKLLDSYNISN, encoded by the coding sequence ATGTCAGATAAAAAACCAGTAATAAGAACAGATGCACCTGCTCCCGAAGGCTATGAAGGAGAAGGGTTTTTCGCAACAAAACTGAGCAGTGTAATCGGGATGGCAAGAAAGTTTTCACTTTGGCCATTACCTTTTGCAACCTCTTGTTGTGGTATTGAGTTTATGGCTACCCTGAACCCTACTTATGATGCTTCAAGATTTGGAATGGAAAGAAACTCTTTCTCCCCAAGACAAGCAGATATGCTAATGGTTTGTGGAACTATATCCAAGAAATTAGGACCAGTTCTTAAAGAAGTATATACTCAGATGGCTGAGCCAAAATGGGTGGTAGCAGTTGGAGCTTGTGCTTCCAGTGGTGGTATTTTTGATACCTATTCCGTACTTCAAGGAATTGATAAAATTATTCCGGTAGACGTTTACGTTCCTGGATGTCCTCCAAGACCTGAACAGATCATTGAAGGAGTAATGCAGGTACAGGCTCTTGCAGAAAGCGAAAGCATCAGAAGAAGAGACATGCCTGAATATCAGAAATTATTAGATTCTTACAACATAAGCAACTAA
- a CDS encoding NADH-quinone oxidoreductase subunit A: MNLPESYIPILIQAGVAVGFVAVSLLGAHFLGPKQKKGDSVKNQSWECGVPSEGNARTPFSIKYFLTAVLFVLFDIEIVFFYPYAVNFREFGMEGFLAVLTFVAIFFVAFFYVWKRGALDWDK; encoded by the coding sequence ATGAATTTACCTGAAAGTTATATTCCAATACTTATCCAGGCTGGTGTAGCAGTAGGATTTGTAGCTGTTTCTTTACTTGGAGCACATTTCTTAGGTCCTAAGCAGAAAAAAGGAGACTCTGTAAAAAACCAAAGCTGGGAATGTGGAGTTCCTAGTGAAGGAAACGCGAGAACACCATTTTCTATCAAGTACTTCTTGACTGCGGTATTGTTTGTACTATTCGATATTGAAATCGTATTCTTTTATCCTTATGCGGTAAACTTCAGAGAATTCGGTATGGAAGGATTCCTGGCTGTACTTACGTTCGTTGCGATCTTCTTCGTAGCGTTTTTCTATGTTTGGAAACGTGGAGCACTAGATTGGGATAAATAA
- a CDS encoding NADH-quinone oxidoreductase subunit NuoE family protein: MSETIAFKPESLAQVHKIIARYPEGRQKSALLPVLHLAQKEFGGWLDVPVMDYVAELLSIKPIEVYEVATFYTMFNMKPVGKYVLEVCRTGPCMVCGSEKILDHIRTKLNIKDGETTEDGMFTLKPAECLGACGYAPMLQLGKFFHENLTIEKVDEILDLCRQGQLALD, translated from the coding sequence ATGAGCGAAACAATAGCTTTTAAACCGGAAAGTTTAGCACAGGTACACAAAATTATTGCAAGATATCCTGAAGGAAGACAAAAATCTGCTCTTCTTCCTGTACTTCACTTGGCACAGAAAGAATTCGGAGGATGGTTAGATGTTCCTGTGATGGATTATGTTGCCGAACTATTAAGTATCAAACCGATCGAAGTATATGAAGTAGCAACTTTCTATACGATGTTCAATATGAAACCGGTAGGTAAATATGTTTTGGAAGTTTGCAGAACAGGACCTTGTATGGTTTGTGGAAGCGAAAAAATCCTTGACCATATCAGAACGAAACTGAACATTAAAGATGGAGAAACTACTGAAGACGGTATGTTCACCTTAAAACCTGCTGAATGTCTTGGAGCATGCGGATATGCACCAATGCTACAGCTTGGAAAGTTCTTTCATGAAAATTTAACGATAGAAAAAGTAGATGAAATCCTTGATCTTTGCAGACAGGGACAACTTGCTTTAGACTAA
- the nuoH gene encoding NADH-quinone oxidoreductase subunit NuoH encodes MDLLTFKLILVLALFLLSLTIAAYSTWAERKVASIMQDRIGPNRAGPFGLLQPLADGGKFFFKEDFTPANAEKFLFVLGPALVMFISLITGAVIPWGKSLNIAGTSFDLQVANIDVGVLFIIGMASIGVYGIMIGGWASNNKYSLLGAIRASSQMISYELAMGLALLSIIMMAGSLDLKVITENQTHGKLWGIIPWVSGMNWNIFYQPVAFLVFFVAALAETNRHPFDLPECESELVTGYSTEYSSMKLGLYMFGEYVNMFISNAFMVVLFFGGYNYPGIEWVTQNWGENVAGILSIVAFLTKTVIGILIFMWIRWTLPRFRYDQLMHLGWKTLIPMALVNLLITGAVILAFAN; translated from the coding sequence ATGGATTTACTTACATTTAAACTTATACTTGTACTAGCACTTTTCCTGCTATCGTTAACGATTGCAGCCTACTCTACCTGGGCAGAAAGAAAAGTAGCCTCTATCATGCAGGATAGAATTGGTCCTAACAGAGCTGGACCTTTTGGATTACTGCAACCTCTTGCTGACGGTGGAAAATTCTTCTTTAAGGAAGACTTTACGCCTGCCAATGCTGAAAAATTTCTTTTCGTATTGGGACCGGCTTTAGTAATGTTTATTTCATTAATCACAGGAGCAGTTATTCCTTGGGGTAAAAGTTTAAATATTGCAGGTACTTCTTTTGATCTTCAGGTAGCTAACATTGACGTTGGTGTACTTTTCATCATCGGAATGGCTTCCATTGGGGTTTACGGAATCATGATCGGAGGTTGGGCTTCGAACAACAAATATTCATTACTAGGTGCTATCCGTGCTTCTTCTCAGATGATTTCTTATGAATTGGCCATGGGATTAGCACTTCTTTCTATTATTATGATGGCTGGAAGCTTAGACTTAAAAGTAATCACAGAAAACCAGACTCACGGAAAATTATGGGGAATTATTCCTTGGGTTTCCGGAATGAACTGGAATATTTTCTACCAACCGGTTGCTTTCCTTGTATTCTTTGTAGCAGCTTTAGCAGAAACCAACAGACACCCGTTCGATTTACCAGAGTGTGAATCTGAATTGGTAACAGGATACTCTACAGAATATTCTTCCATGAAGTTAGGTTTATATATGTTCGGGGAATACGTGAACATGTTTATTTCTAATGCTTTTATGGTGGTTCTTTTCTTTGGAGGTTATAACTATCCTGGGATTGAGTGGGTTACTCAGAACTGGGGAGAAAACGTTGCAGGAATCTTAAGTATCGTAGCATTCTTAACGAAAACCGTCATTGGAATTTTGATCTTCATGTGGATCAGATGGACGCTTCCAAGATTCAGATATGACCAGTTAATGCACTTAGGATGGAAAACATTAATCCCAATGGCATTGGTAAACCTATTAATTACAGGAGCTGTAATTTTAGCATTTGCAAACTAA
- the nuoD gene encoding NADH dehydrogenase (quinone) subunit D, with the protein MKDNSLSNILNQYESKEQIDGQLYTLNLGPTHPATHGIFQNILTMDGERILHAEQTVGYIHRAFEKISERRNYSQITTLTDRMNYCSAPINNLGWHMTVEKLIGVKVPKRVDYMRVILMELARIGDHLICNGVTGMDSGAITGLTYMFIERERIYDMYEQICGARMTTNMGRIGGFERDFTPKFHELLQDFLKTFPGRFKEFGTLLERNRIFMDRTIGTGAISAERALSYGFTGPNLRAAGVDYDVRVAQPYSSYEDFDFIIPVGTSGDTYDRFMVRQQEIWESLKIIKQAYENLPEGPFHADVPDFYLPEKADVYKKMEALIYHFKIVMGETDVPKGEVYHAVEGGNGELGFYLVSDGGRSPYRLHFRRPCFIYYQAYPEMITGSVISDAIVTMCSMNIIAGELDA; encoded by the coding sequence ATGAAAGATAACTCATTATCTAATATACTAAACCAGTACGAAAGTAAGGAACAGATTGACGGACAATTATATACCCTCAATTTGGGACCTACCCACCCTGCTACTCACGGGATTTTCCAGAATATCTTAACGATGGATGGAGAAAGAATCCTTCATGCTGAGCAAACGGTAGGATATATCCATAGAGCATTTGAGAAAATTTCTGAAAGAAGAAACTACTCTCAGATCACTACTCTTACTGACCGTATGAATTACTGTTCTGCACCGATCAACAATTTAGGTTGGCACATGACAGTAGAGAAACTGATTGGCGTAAAAGTTCCAAAGCGTGTAGACTATATGCGTGTTATCCTAATGGAACTAGCAAGAATTGGTGACCACCTGATCTGTAACGGAGTAACCGGGATGGACTCGGGAGCTATTACAGGTCTTACTTATATGTTCATAGAAAGAGAACGTATTTATGATATGTATGAGCAAATCTGTGGGGCAAGGATGACTACCAATATGGGAAGAATTGGAGGATTCGAAAGAGATTTCACTCCTAAGTTTCATGAATTATTACAAGACTTCTTAAAAACGTTCCCTGGAAGATTCAAAGAATTCGGTACTTTATTAGAAAGAAACAGAATTTTCATGGACAGAACCATCGGTACAGGAGCCATCTCTGCCGAAAGAGCATTAAGCTACGGTTTTACAGGTCCAAACCTACGTGCAGCAGGAGTAGATTACGACGTAAGAGTTGCACAGCCTTATTCATCATACGAAGATTTCGACTTCATTATTCCTGTAGGAACTTCAGGAGATACTTACGACCGTTTCATGGTTCGTCAACAGGAAATCTGGGAATCACTTAAAATTATCAAACAAGCATACGAAAATCTTCCGGAAGGACCATTCCATGCGGATGTACCTGATTTCTATCTTCCTGAAAAGGCAGATGTATATAAGAAAATGGAAGCACTGATCTACCATTTCAAAATTGTAATGGGAGAAACAGATGTACCGAAAGGAGAAGTTTACCATGCTGTAGAAGGTGGAAACGGAGAATTAGGTTTCTATCTTGTGAGTGATGGAGGAAGAAGCCCTTATAGACTTCATTTTAGAAGACCATGCTTCATCTACTATCAGGCCTATCCTGAAATGATTACAGGTTCTGTAATTTCAGATGCTATTGTAACGATGTGTAGTATGAATATTATTGCGGGAGAATTAGACGCATAA
- a CDS encoding NADH-quinone oxidoreductase subunit C produces the protein MTNEFVLEAITREFPESVISSSEPYGMLTVEVKKEDIKKIIHYLKDSSLEFNFLTDICGIHYPEFPEKEIGVVYHLHNMMANFRLRLKIFMSRENIEVDSLTELYAGANWMERETYDFYGIKFKGHPDLRPILNMEDLGYHPMLKEYRLEDGTRTDKDDQMFGR, from the coding sequence ATGACAAACGAATTTGTATTAGAAGCAATTACCAGAGAATTTCCGGAATCTGTTATTTCAAGTTCAGAACCTTATGGAATGCTGACCGTTGAAGTGAAGAAAGAAGATATCAAGAAGATCATTCACTATCTTAAAGATTCATCACTGGAATTTAATTTCCTTACAGATATCTGCGGAATCCATTACCCTGAATTCCCAGAAAAGGAAATAGGTGTTGTATATCATTTACATAATATGATGGCCAACTTCAGATTACGTCTGAAGATCTTTATGTCCAGAGAAAATATCGAAGTGGATTCTCTTACTGAACTATATGCCGGTGCTAACTGGATGGAAAGAGAAACGTATGACTTTTATGGGATTAAATTTAAAGGACACCCAGATCTTAGACCTATTTTGAATATGGAAGATCTTGGATACCACCCAATGTTGAAGGAATATCGACTTGAAGATGGTACAAGAACAGACAAGGATGATCAAATGTTCGGAAGATAA
- the nuoF gene encoding NADH-quinone oxidoreductase subunit NuoF, with protein sequence MSKKLLLKDAHIEGIRYFETYRKQGGYTAAEKALKMTPDEILEEVKTSGLRGRGGAGFPTGMKWSFLAKPEGVPRHLVVNADESEPGTFKDRYLMEFLPHLLIEGMLISSFCLGSNVSYIYIRGEYSWIPDILEEAIEEAKAAGFLGKNILGTGFDLEIYVQRGGGAYICGEETALLESLEGKRGNPRLKPPFPAVKGLWERPTVVNNVESIAAIVPIIDITGAEYAKIGVGRSTGTKLISACGNINKPGVYEIDMTITVEEFIYSDEYCGGIKDGKRLKACIPGGSSVPIVPANLLLRTVNGEPRYMNYESLADGGFATGTMMGSGGFIVLDEDQCIVDHTMTLARFYHHESCGQCTPCREGTGWMHKILKKIEKGEGKMEDIDLLWDIQRKIEGNTICPLGDAAAWPVAAAIRHFRDEFEWHVKNPELSQTQNYGLAHYADPIPAVEKNA encoded by the coding sequence ATGAGTAAAAAACTTTTACTTAAAGACGCACATATAGAAGGTATTCGCTACTTTGAAACGTACCGCAAACAGGGAGGTTACACAGCTGCTGAAAAAGCCTTGAAGATGACTCCTGATGAAATTCTTGAAGAAGTAAAGACTTCAGGACTAAGAGGACGTGGTGGAGCTGGATTTCCAACAGGGATGAAATGGAGCTTTTTGGCAAAGCCGGAAGGCGTTCCAAGACACCTTGTAGTGAATGCTGATGAATCTGAACCTGGGACATTCAAGGACAGATATTTAATGGAGTTCCTTCCTCACCTATTGATTGAAGGAATGTTGATTTCATCTTTCTGTTTAGGTTCAAATGTTTCTTATATCTATATCCGTGGAGAATATTCCTGGATTCCTGATATTTTGGAAGAAGCAATTGAAGAAGCTAAAGCAGCAGGATTTTTAGGTAAAAATATTTTAGGAACAGGTTTCGATCTTGAAATCTATGTACAGAGAGGTGGTGGAGCATATATCTGTGGTGAAGAAACTGCATTGCTTGAATCCCTTGAAGGAAAAAGAGGTAACCCAAGACTAAAACCACCATTCCCGGCTGTAAAAGGTCTTTGGGAAAGACCAACAGTGGTAAACAACGTTGAGTCTATTGCAGCCATCGTTCCAATCATTGATATTACGGGTGCTGAGTATGCTAAAATCGGTGTGGGTAGATCTACAGGTACGAAATTGATTTCTGCTTGTGGAAACATCAACAAACCGGGGGTATACGAAATTGATATGACCATTACTGTAGAAGAGTTCATCTACTCTGATGAATATTGTGGTGGTATTAAAGACGGAAAAAGATTAAAGGCTTGTATTCCTGGAGGAAGTTCTGTTCCGATTGTTCCGGCTAATCTATTGCTGAGAACAGTGAACGGAGAGCCAAGATATATGAACTATGAATCATTGGCTGATGGTGGTTTTGCTACCGGAACAATGATGGGTTCAGGAGGTTTCATCGTGTTGGATGAAGATCAGTGTATCGTAGACCACACAATGACTTTAGCAAGATTTTATCACCATGAAAGTTGTGGACAATGTACCCCTTGTCGTGAAGGAACAGGATGGATGCATAAAATCTTAAAGAAAATTGAAAAAGGAGAAGGAAAAATGGAAGATATCGATCTACTTTGGGATATCCAGAGAAAAATCGAAGGAAATACAATCTGTCCATTGGGAGATGCAGCAGCTTGGCCTGTTGCAGCAGCAATCCGTCACTTCAGAGATGAATTTGAGTGGCACGTGAAAAACCCTGAGTTATCTCAGACCCAAAATTATGGATTGGCACATTATGCAGATCCTATCCCAGCAGTTGAAAAGAATGCGTAG
- a CDS encoding 2Fe-2S iron-sulfur cluster-binding protein produces MSEEVKKFKITIDGQTTEVLPGTSILEAARQIGGKSVPPAMCYYSKLETSGGRCRTCLVEVSKGSEADPRPMPKLVASCRTNVMDGMEVKNLTSEKAQEGRKAVTEFLLVNHPLDCPVCDQAGECHLQDLGYEHGNLETRTEFERNTYEADDLGPHIKLNMNRCILCARCVLAANQLTGEREHGILFRGDHAEISTYLNKALDNDFIGNVIDVCPVGALTDRTSRFASRVWFTKPMNASCKCDKCSGKTVVWMKGDEVVRVTARKDQWGEVEEFICDTCRFERKALSDWNIEGPRHIDRHSVISLNHYQKPKDELIMIDNPGAKEISEKDEK; encoded by the coding sequence ATGAGCGAAGAAGTTAAAAAATTCAAAATAACGATAGACGGACAGACTACTGAAGTTTTGCCTGGTACTTCTATTTTGGAAGCGGCTAGACAAATCGGTGGTAAATCTGTACCTCCCGCTATGTGTTACTACAGCAAATTAGAAACCAGTGGAGGAAGATGCAGAACGTGTCTTGTAGAAGTTTCTAAAGGATCTGAAGCAGATCCACGTCCTATGCCGAAATTGGTAGCAAGCTGCAGAACGAATGTAATGGACGGTATGGAAGTTAAAAACCTTACTTCTGAGAAAGCTCAGGAAGGAAGAAAAGCGGTTACCGAGTTTTTATTGGTTAATCACCCGCTAGACTGCCCTGTTTGTGATCAAGCTGGTGAATGTCATCTTCAGGATCTTGGATATGAGCATGGAAACCTTGAGACAAGAACAGAATTCGAAAGAAATACTTACGAAGCTGATGATCTTGGTCCACACATCAAACTGAACATGAACCGTTGTATTCTTTGTGCTAGATGTGTATTAGCTGCCAATCAATTGACAGGTGAAAGAGAGCACGGTATTCTTTTCAGAGGAGATCACGCTGAAATTTCAACGTATTTAAATAAAGCTTTAGATAATGATTTCATTGGAAACGTTATCGACGTTTGTCCTGTAGGAGCATTAACAGACAGAACATCACGTTTTGCCAGCAGAGTATGGTTTACAAAACCAATGAACGCTTCTTGTAAATGCGATAAGTGTTCAGGAAAAACTGTAGTTTGGATGAAAGGTGATGAAGTCGTAAGAGTAACTGCAAGAAAAGACCAATGGGGTGAAGTTGAAGAATTCATCTGTGATACATGCCGTTTCGAAAGAAAAGCATTATCAGACTGGAATATCGAAGGTCCTAGACATATCGACAGACACTCTGTAATTTCACTTAATCATTACCAGAAGCCAAAAGACGAATTGATAATGATTGATAATCCTGGTGCCAAGGAAATCAGTGAAAAAGACGAAAAATAA